The Bacteroidia bacterium genome includes the window GTTAGCGGAGCACCGAAGCGAAAGCGTAGTGCGGAATGCCCCGACCCTTGCGTCAGCAAGGGGCACGCCCAAAAAAACAAAATTATTTTCAGAATAATAATTAAGTCTAACTTACTCTAATTGCTTATTTATGTCCAAAAATTGAATAACTTTGCTTATTCAAATTATGCCAAAAATTAGTATAATTATACCCTGTTACTTCAACGAAGAAAATATCCCTGTAACCACAGAAGTTTTAGTAGAAAATGAAGTACGGTTTCCCCAAGGTACGCAAATAGAGTACATTTTCGTAGATGATGGTTCAAAAGATGGTACTTGGCAGGCTTTACAAAATTTTAGACGAAAATATCCTGAAAAAGAAATTAAAATCATTAAATTGGCAGGAAATGTAGGTTCGCATAATGCTATTTTAGCAGGGATGCACTTTGCCACAGGGGATTGTAATGTATTTATTGCGGCAGATCTACAAGATCCACCTGAACTCATCCCACAAATGTTTGAATATTGGCAAAAGGGTATCCGTTTAGTAATTGCTAACCGCATAGATAGAGAAGAGGGATTTTTTCAAAAGCTATTTTCTAACACTTATCACTATCTTATTCGCAAGTTAGCGCTGAAAAACGTTCCATCAGGCGGTTTTGACCTTATTTTGTTTGATAAAGTAATTAAAGAGGAAGTTATTAAAATGAATGAAAAAAATACCAACATTTTATACTTAATGACATGGCTTAACTACGAATACGTAAATATTCCATACATACGCAGAAGGCGAGAAATAGGCAAATCTCGTTGGACTTTGAAGAAAAAAATAAAGCTTTTCATAGACTCTTTTGTATCTTTTTCTTTCTTTCCAATTCGGTTAATCTCTGCAACAGGGTTAATCCTTGGGGGTATAGCCTTTTTGTACGGTGTATTTTTGTTTATAGCTAAGCTAATGGGCAAAATTAGCCTTTCAGGTTGGACAAGTTTGATGTTAGTATTGCTGTTTGTATCCTCTTTTCAGATGATAGGGTTGGGAATTTTAGGCGAATATATTTGGCGTACTTTAGATGCGGCTCGCAACAGACCAAACTTTGTAATAGATAAGATAGAGCAGAACTAACAAAAATAAAGTGTTTTTTTCGTTCCGTGAAGTGGGGCGAAAAAAGCATAACTCCATCAAGGGTGCTATTTTACTATCGTTACTTCATTAAGAATAACCTTTGTAAAATAATTTTTGGTTGAAGGTAAAGCTAATTTACCCCTTACTGTAACTGTTTTACCTTCTTTATTATCAAAAGGTTTGGGATCGCTAATCATTAACTCAATCTTGTTTACTTGTGAAGCAACCAAGTCAAACTGTTTAGATGCGGAATCAGCTACTCTACCACTTGTTGTCATAGGTAGCACTTGTATAGGCTGCTCTAATTCAAGAATGTGTACTTCTATTTCAGACTGCTTGCCGCTTTTTGAATTATAAGTTTGGGTTTGTTTCTTGTAAATACCTGTGAGAGTAGAAACGGCAGGGTCCAAGTAGTACAAGGAAGCATTTTTGTGCTGTGCCAGCAATTCTTTGTCTTTAATAACATCACTTTCTACAACCACTTTCCAAGCGCCGTTGATCCGTTCAAAAAGCATGTACGTTCCATAGTTCTGTATGCTTTTATTAGCAGAACCAAAGCGCCTTACAAAATTAGCTAATATACAATCATCGTTAATTTTGGTATAAGTAACCTCTCCACTCAAACTATGTACTAATTCAGGTATTTGGGACATTTTAAGTTTGTCTGCTACACATTCCTCACGGGTTTTCTGCGACCCAAAATACAATACTTTATCAGCATACAAACTTTTAATTGCCATTTCATCTCCTTCATTTATTCCATTATCCCATTTAGATAGTGCTTCTTCAATCGCTAATTTATCTTGCCTTCTGATACCTTTTTCATCGGTTTCATATTTACTGCTTTGTGCAAGCGAACTAATAAAAACACTAGTTACAAGAAAGTTTAAGAATACGTTTCTCATAATGTACAAAAGTATAATTTTTTGTATCCTTTGTCAAGATTTTTAAGATGGCAATTATGGTTCCAAACTTTATCGGTTTAGAGATTTTTGTACTTTTTTAAGCCCTCAAATAAATTTCTTATGAACTTTTGTTGTACGCGGATGAGCTCTTCCACAGGGATAAAATTGGTAATCAACCCTTTGGCGATGATATCTACTTCATAGCAAATTGTGGTAGAAATGCTATCTACGGGTGTAAATGTCCATGTTCCTTTTCCTTCTTGGATGCCCTCAAAATATTGAAATACAATTTTTTGGTAGGGCACGGCTTCCACTATGCGCAGCGAAAAGTTTGTTCCAAAAGTAGGGGGCTTGACCTCTAATTCAGAGTTAATAAAGTCAGGAGTTAAGTTAAGGATATTGAGTTCTATATTGCTGGG containing:
- a CDS encoding glycosyltransferase family 2 protein codes for the protein MPKISIIIPCYFNEENIPVTTEVLVENEVRFPQGTQIEYIFVDDGSKDGTWQALQNFRRKYPEKEIKIIKLAGNVGSHNAILAGMHFATGDCNVFIAADLQDPPELIPQMFEYWQKGIRLVIANRIDREEGFFQKLFSNTYHYLIRKLALKNVPSGGFDLILFDKVIKEEVIKMNEKNTNILYLMTWLNYEYVNIPYIRRRREIGKSRWTLKKKIKLFIDSFVSFSFFPIRLISATGLILGGIAFLYGVFLFIAKLMGKISLSGWTSLMLVLLFVSSFQMIGLGILGEYIWRTLDAARNRPNFVIDKIEQN
- a CDS encoding SRPBCC family protein — its product is MKKVQTKECITLPASANILYDTILNIARYYEWWPSNIELNILNLTPDFINSELEVKPPTFGTNFSLRIVEAVPYQKIVFQYFEGIQEGKGTWTFTPVDSISTTICYEVDIIAKGLITNFIPVEELIRVQQKFIRNLFEGLKKYKNL